The Amblyomma americanum isolate KBUSLIRL-KWMA chromosome 6, ASM5285725v1, whole genome shotgun sequence genome has a window encoding:
- the LOC144094607 gene encoding uncharacterized protein LOC144094607 isoform X2 produces MSRAQLSAFIQASGSDQSMRSGRSRSSSRCQNKVPIIVIASPHPTVLTSNIEPDNPVEMSAEMMTSAASPMQASVMASIAGQMSGSTPVRQTSSGSLIMTANIKVTQSGSQGRSTPSGLRPRRGSSDMLQVVGAGSIESMGCSGIFGVQMAGTDLFQELHEQGMQQHAMRAGRRGSRRGSRRSISRGSACASATSLSALAEGRATQRGAGQMNLVVNIPTPQDPTGKSLTVTIVQDAGSATIQPEPAPTMTMSSTAIMRQM; encoded by the exons ATGTCCCGCGCCCAGCTATCCGCCTTCATTCAAGCAAGCGGCTCGGATCAGAGCATGCGGTCCGGGCGTTCGCGGTCATCGAGCCGTTGCCAAAATAAAGTCCCAATCATTGTGATCGCCTCGCCGCACCCCACCGTTCTCACGAGCAACATCGAGCCGGACAACCCAGTGGAGATGAGCGCCGAAATGATGACGTCAGCTGCAAGCCCCATGCAGGCGTCGGTAATggcttccatcgcagggcagatgTCAGGATCGACGCCTGTGCGGCAGACGTCCTCGGGAAGTTTGATCATGACGGCCAACATCAAGGTTACGCAGTCTG GTTCGCAGGGACGGTCCACTCCTTCGGGATTGCGCCCGCGACGCGGCAGTTCGGATATGCTGCAAGTAGTCGGCGCCGGGAGCATAGAATCCATGGGCTGCAGCGGCATTTTTGGCGTACAGATGGCAGGCACTGACCTCTTCCAGGAGCTGCACGAGCAGGGGATGCAGCAGCATGCTATGAGGGCCGGTAGAAGaggttcgaggcgaggcagccGGCGGAGCATCAGTCGGGGCAGTGCCTGCGCTTCGGCCACCTCACTGTCTGCGCTCGCTGAAGGCAGAGCGACACAAAGAGGCGCCGGTCAGATGAACTTGGTCGTCAACATCCCTACTCCCCAGGATCCCACGGGCAAATCGCTCACCGTCACCATAGTGCAAGACGCTGGCTCTGCCACCATACAACCTGAGCCCGCGCCCACGATGACAATGTCTAGCACCGCCATCATGCGACAGATGTAG
- the LOC144094607 gene encoding uncharacterized protein LOC144094607 isoform X1: MSRAQLSAFIQASGSDQSMRSGRSRSSSRCQNKVPIIVIASPHPTVLTSNIEPDNPVEMSAEMMTSAASPMQASVMASIAGQMSGSTPVRQTSSGSLIMTANIKVTQSGTTLLQDAPTSMPTRRRQSSACSRGSQGRSTPSGLRPRRGSSDMLQVVGAGSIESMGCSGIFGVQMAGTDLFQELHEQGMQQHAMRAGRRGSRRGSRRSISRGSACASATSLSALAEGRATQRGAGQMNLVVNIPTPQDPTGKSLTVTIVQDAGSATIQPEPAPTMTMSSTAIMRQM; the protein is encoded by the exons ATGTCCCGCGCCCAGCTATCCGCCTTCATTCAAGCAAGCGGCTCGGATCAGAGCATGCGGTCCGGGCGTTCGCGGTCATCGAGCCGTTGCCAAAATAAAGTCCCAATCATTGTGATCGCCTCGCCGCACCCCACCGTTCTCACGAGCAACATCGAGCCGGACAACCCAGTGGAGATGAGCGCCGAAATGATGACGTCAGCTGCAAGCCCCATGCAGGCGTCGGTAATggcttccatcgcagggcagatgTCAGGATCGACGCCTGTGCGGCAGACGTCCTCGGGAAGTTTGATCATGACGGCCAACATCAAGGTTACGCAGTCTGGCACCACGCTTCTGCAGGATGCGCCTACGTCGATGCCAACGCGGCGCCGCCAATCTTCAGCTTGCTCCAGAG GTTCGCAGGGACGGTCCACTCCTTCGGGATTGCGCCCGCGACGCGGCAGTTCGGATATGCTGCAAGTAGTCGGCGCCGGGAGCATAGAATCCATGGGCTGCAGCGGCATTTTTGGCGTACAGATGGCAGGCACTGACCTCTTCCAGGAGCTGCACGAGCAGGGGATGCAGCAGCATGCTATGAGGGCCGGTAGAAGaggttcgaggcgaggcagccGGCGGAGCATCAGTCGGGGCAGTGCCTGCGCTTCGGCCACCTCACTGTCTGCGCTCGCTGAAGGCAGAGCGACACAAAGAGGCGCCGGTCAGATGAACTTGGTCGTCAACATCCCTACTCCCCAGGATCCCACGGGCAAATCGCTCACCGTCACCATAGTGCAAGACGCTGGCTCTGCCACCATACAACCTGAGCCCGCGCCCACGATGACAATGTCTAGCACCGCCATCATGCGACAGATGTAG